A single Xylanimonas cellulosilytica DSM 15894 DNA region contains:
- a CDS encoding leucyl aminopeptidase, whose translation MADLTLSSKNPSTLKVDALVVGTCKTSDGLAVVADQLPIDLVHELETLAPQLGLTGARDEVRKLPAGVGVKAAMLVLTGLGEREKDGTFAPETLRRAAGAAVRELAGTRSVAVALPTAAEDDLVAVLEGSLLGAYAYTDYRTGDAVAKRQPVAAVEVVTSYARSARAKAAVARAQVLAAAVHGTRDLINTPPNVMFPASFADAAKAAVKELGAKGVKVTVLDEKQLAAGGYGGLVGVGQGSSRPPRLVKLAYAPSKARSRVALVGKGITFDTGGISIKPAAGMHAMTSDMSGAAAVLHTVVAAARLGLPVAVTGYLCLAENMPGGNATRPGDVLTMKNGKTVEITNTDAEGRLVMADGMVTAVEDGHDVLIDIATLTGGQVVALGNRVSGLMGDDDVVGAVKAAADAAGEQFWPMPMPEEIKAGLKSNVADMVNSSPDRGGHMLSAAHFLREFTGDTPWAHLDIAGPAFNEKSAFGYTPLGGTGVGVRTLLAYLETQTG comes from the coding sequence GTGGCTGACCTCACTCTCTCCAGCAAGAACCCGTCCACGCTGAAGGTCGACGCGCTCGTCGTCGGGACGTGCAAGACGTCCGACGGCCTCGCCGTGGTGGCCGACCAGCTCCCCATCGACCTGGTGCACGAGCTCGAGACCCTCGCGCCGCAGCTCGGCCTGACGGGCGCCCGGGACGAGGTGCGCAAGCTCCCTGCCGGCGTCGGCGTCAAGGCGGCGATGCTCGTGCTGACGGGCCTGGGCGAGCGCGAGAAGGACGGCACGTTCGCCCCGGAGACGCTGCGCCGCGCCGCCGGTGCCGCGGTGCGCGAGCTCGCCGGGACGCGGTCGGTGGCGGTCGCGCTGCCGACGGCGGCCGAGGACGACCTGGTGGCCGTCCTCGAGGGTTCGCTGCTCGGCGCCTACGCCTACACGGACTACCGCACCGGTGACGCCGTCGCGAAGCGGCAGCCCGTCGCCGCGGTCGAGGTGGTCACCTCCTACGCCCGCTCCGCGCGCGCGAAGGCCGCCGTCGCGCGCGCCCAGGTGCTCGCCGCCGCCGTGCACGGCACCCGCGACCTGATCAACACGCCCCCGAACGTCATGTTCCCCGCGTCCTTCGCCGACGCCGCCAAGGCTGCCGTCAAGGAGCTGGGCGCGAAGGGGGTCAAGGTCACGGTGCTCGACGAGAAGCAGCTCGCCGCGGGCGGATACGGCGGCCTCGTCGGCGTCGGGCAGGGTTCCTCGCGTCCGCCGCGCCTGGTCAAGCTCGCGTACGCGCCGTCGAAGGCCCGTTCGCGTGTCGCTCTGGTCGGCAAGGGCATCACGTTCGACACGGGCGGCATCTCCATCAAGCCCGCCGCCGGCATGCACGCCATGACCTCCGACATGTCGGGGGCGGCCGCGGTGCTGCACACCGTCGTCGCCGCGGCCCGCCTCGGCCTGCCCGTCGCGGTCACCGGGTACCTGTGCCTCGCCGAGAACATGCCCGGCGGCAACGCGACGCGCCCCGGCGACGTGCTGACCATGAAGAACGGCAAGACGGTCGAGATCACCAACACCGACGCCGAGGGCCGCCTGGTGATGGCCGACGGCATGGTCACCGCCGTCGAGGACGGGCACGACGTGCTCATCGACATCGCCACCCTGACCGGCGGTCAGGTGGTCGCGCTCGGCAACCGCGTGTCCGGCCTGATGGGAGACGACGACGTCGTCGGCGCGGTCAAGGCAGCGGCCGACGCCGCGGGCGAGCAGTTCTGGCCGATGCCGATGCCGGAGGAGATCAAGGCGGGCCTCAAGTCGAACGTGGCCGACATGGTCAACTCGTCGCCGGACCGCGGGGGCCACATGCTCTCGGCCGCGCACTTCCTGCGCGAGTTCACGGGCGACACGCCGTGGGCGCACCTGGACATCGCCGGACCGGCGTTCAACGAGAAGTCCGCGTTCGGGTACACGCCGCTGGGTGGCACCGGCGTCGGCGTCCGCACGCTGCTGGCCTACCTGGAGACGCAGACCGGCTGA
- the sucB gene encoding 2-oxoglutarate dehydrogenase, E2 component, dihydrolipoamide succinyltransferase, with protein sequence MSENVQLPALGESVTEGTVTRWLKQVGDTVAVDEPLLEVSTDKVDTEIPSPVAGVLEQILVNEDDTVEVGAVLAVIGDGSGAGDAPAAPAAESPAEPEPEPAPAEQPAAEAPKPAEQAPAAPAEAPAADVAPAPSGDGTEVTLPALGESVTEGTVTRWLKAVGDSVEVDEPLLEVSTDKVDTEIPSPVAGTVQQILVNEDDTVEVGAVLAIVGSGAPAPAAPAPAPAAAPEPAPAAAPAPAPAAPAPAPAAAEPAPAPAPAAPAPAEPVAADGKSYLTPLVRKLAADKGVDLSTVVGTGVGGRVRKEDVLAAAEKAAAPAPAEAPAAAAPAAKAPAAKTPTIPSPSPLRGTTEKMSRLRKIVAERMVDALHTQAQLTTVVEVDVTKVAKLRAKAKEPFKAREGANLTFLPFYTLAAVEALKAFPKINASIDQEKGEITYHASENIGIAVDTERGLVVPVVKNAGDLNLAGLARQIGDLGARTRANKVGPDELSGATFTITNTGSGGALIDTPIVPGGQVAILGTGTITKKPAVITVDGEEVIAIRQFAYLFLSYDHRLVDGADAARFLTAIKARIEEGAFEAEVGL encoded by the coding sequence ATGTCTGAGAACGTGCAGCTGCCCGCCCTGGGCGAGTCCGTCACCGAGGGCACCGTCACCCGCTGGCTCAAGCAGGTCGGTGACACCGTCGCCGTGGACGAGCCGCTGCTCGAGGTCTCCACGGACAAGGTCGACACCGAGATCCCCTCGCCCGTCGCGGGGGTGCTCGAGCAGATCCTCGTGAACGAGGACGACACCGTCGAGGTGGGCGCCGTGCTCGCCGTCATCGGCGACGGGTCGGGTGCGGGCGACGCCCCGGCCGCGCCCGCCGCCGAGTCTCCCGCCGAGCCCGAGCCCGAGCCCGCCCCCGCGGAGCAGCCCGCCGCCGAGGCCCCCAAGCCCGCCGAGCAGGCTCCGGCCGCGCCCGCCGAGGCCCCCGCTGCCGACGTCGCACCCGCTCCCTCCGGGGACGGCACCGAGGTCACGCTCCCCGCGCTCGGTGAGTCGGTCACCGAGGGCACCGTCACCCGGTGGCTCAAGGCCGTGGGCGACTCCGTCGAGGTCGACGAGCCGCTGCTCGAGGTCTCCACCGACAAGGTCGACACCGAGATCCCGTCGCCCGTCGCGGGCACCGTGCAGCAGATCCTCGTGAACGAGGACGACACGGTCGAGGTCGGCGCCGTGCTGGCCATCGTCGGTTCGGGTGCGCCCGCTCCGGCCGCCCCTGCCCCGGCTCCCGCCGCCGCTCCCGAGCCCGCACCGGCCGCCGCCCCGGCACCGGCACCGGCGGCTCCGGCCCCGGCCCCCGCCGCGGCGGAGCCCGCCCCGGCACCGGCACCGGCTGCCCCGGCACCGGCCGAGCCCGTCGCCGCCGACGGGAAGTCCTACCTGACGCCGCTCGTGCGCAAGCTCGCCGCGGACAAGGGCGTGGACCTGTCCACCGTCGTCGGCACCGGTGTGGGGGGTCGCGTCCGCAAGGAGGACGTGCTCGCCGCCGCCGAGAAGGCCGCGGCTCCGGCCCCGGCCGAAGCACCCGCGGCCGCCGCCCCGGCTGCCAAGGCGCCGGCTGCCAAGACCCCGACGATCCCGTCGCCGTCGCCGCTGCGCGGTACCACGGAGAAGATGTCGCGCCTGCGCAAGATCGTCGCCGAGCGCATGGTCGACGCCCTGCACACGCAGGCGCAGCTCACCACCGTGGTCGAGGTGGACGTCACCAAGGTCGCCAAGCTCCGCGCGAAGGCCAAGGAGCCGTTCAAGGCGCGGGAGGGCGCGAACCTCACCTTCCTGCCCTTCTACACGCTGGCCGCCGTCGAGGCGCTCAAGGCGTTCCCGAAGATCAACGCCTCGATCGACCAGGAGAAGGGCGAGATCACCTACCACGCGTCGGAGAACATCGGCATCGCCGTCGACACCGAGCGTGGCCTGGTGGTGCCGGTCGTCAAGAACGCCGGCGACCTCAACCTGGCCGGCCTGGCCCGCCAGATCGGCGACCTGGGTGCCCGCACCCGCGCCAACAAGGTGGGTCCGGACGAGCTGTCGGGCGCGACGTTCACGATCACCAACACGGGTTCGGGCGGTGCGCTCATCGACACGCCGATCGTCCCCGGCGGTCAGGTCGCGATCCTCGGTACCGGCACGATCACCAAGAAGCCGGCGGTCATCACGGTCGACGGCGAGGAGGTCATCGCGATCCGCCAGTTCGCGTACCTGTTCCTCTCCTACGACCACCGCCTGGTCGACGGCGCCGACGCGGCCCGCTTCCTGACGGCGATCAAGGCCCGCATCGAGGAAGGCGCGTTCGAGGCCGAGGTCGGCCTCTGA